The Prochlorococcus marinus str. MIT 9301 genome window below encodes:
- the rpe gene encoding ribulose-phosphate 3-epimerase codes for MTESNQTILAGVNRPIQIIPSVLPADWANMGACVKELEEAGVDRIQFDVMDGNFVPNLTFGPEMIAACRKYCNVPFETQLMVSQYNCETMLESYVNATKGANGEPGVVIAHAEANIHLHRVLGRIRDLGGSPSVALNPHTPFEMIKNIMDMVDHVLVMTVNPGFGGQAYIPTMLNKIREIRNFIIEKNLNVDIEVDGGIKANWTISQCAHAGANCFIAGSGMFAYPTLKEGCDDLRKVAQEAQKGDVLSEPQ; via the coding sequence ATGACTGAGTCAAATCAAACAATTTTAGCTGGTGTTAATAGACCAATTCAAATAATTCCTTCAGTTTTACCAGCAGATTGGGCAAATATGGGGGCTTGTGTGAAAGAGCTCGAGGAAGCTGGGGTAGATAGAATTCAATTTGATGTAATGGATGGGAATTTTGTGCCAAATCTTACATTCGGTCCTGAAATGATTGCTGCATGCAGGAAATATTGCAATGTCCCTTTTGAAACACAATTAATGGTGAGCCAATACAACTGTGAAACTATGCTTGAATCTTACGTAAACGCCACAAAAGGGGCGAATGGTGAACCAGGAGTAGTAATAGCTCATGCCGAAGCAAATATTCATTTGCATAGAGTTCTCGGGAGAATAAGAGATCTAGGAGGATCTCCTTCTGTTGCTTTAAACCCACATACTCCTTTTGAAATGATTAAAAACATTATGGATATGGTTGATCATGTTTTGGTTATGACAGTTAATCCAGGATTTGGAGGACAAGCTTACATACCAACAATGCTTAATAAAATCAGAGAAATAAGAAACTTTATTATCGAAAAAAACTTAAATGTCGACATTGAAGTTGATGGTGGGATAAAAGCAAATTGGACTATTTCACAATGTGCCCATGCTGGTGCTAATTGTTTTATTGCAGGTAGCGGAATGTTTGCTTACCCAACATTAAAAGAAGGATGTGATGACTTGAGAAAAGTTGCACAAGAAGCACAAAAAGGGGATGTTCTTTCAGAACCTCAATAA
- the glpX gene encoding class II fructose-bisphosphatase, which yields MNQTLIQEILEVVEQAAIASAKLTGLGQKDEADAAAVEAMRLRMGKIEMKGKIVIGEGERDEAPMLYIGEEVGSGNGPGVDFAVDPCEGTNLCANNQRGSMAVLAASDTGGLFNAPDFYMNKLAAPPAAKGKVDIRNSATENLKILSDCLGLSIDELTVVVMDRTRHKDLIKEIRGCGAKVQPISDGDVQAAIACGFAGTGTHCLMGIGAAPEGVISAAAMRALGGHFQGQLVYDPAIAQTSEWADYTKEGNIKRLNEMGITDIDKIYEANELASGENVVFAGSGITDGLLFDGVKFERDCVRTSSLVISTLDSTARFTNTVHIKDGAKSISL from the coding sequence GTGAATCAAACTTTAATTCAAGAAATTCTCGAAGTTGTCGAGCAAGCAGCTATTGCCTCAGCAAAACTAACAGGACTTGGTCAAAAAGATGAAGCTGATGCTGCAGCTGTAGAAGCAATGAGATTGCGAATGGGCAAAATTGAAATGAAAGGGAAAATTGTTATTGGAGAAGGTGAAAGAGATGAAGCACCTATGCTTTATATAGGTGAAGAAGTAGGCAGTGGAAATGGCCCAGGGGTTGACTTTGCAGTAGATCCTTGTGAAGGAACAAATCTTTGCGCTAATAATCAAAGAGGTTCTATGGCGGTTTTAGCTGCCTCTGATACGGGTGGTCTTTTCAATGCGCCTGATTTTTACATGAACAAATTAGCAGCGCCTCCCGCGGCCAAAGGTAAAGTAGATATTAGAAATTCAGCTACTGAAAACTTGAAGATACTAAGTGATTGCTTGGGCCTTTCTATTGATGAGCTTACTGTAGTTGTAATGGATAGAACTAGGCATAAAGATTTAATTAAAGAGATTCGAGGATGTGGTGCCAAAGTACAACCGATTTCTGATGGTGATGTTCAAGCTGCGATTGCATGTGGTTTCGCAGGTACTGGAACACATTGCTTGATGGGTATAGGTGCAGCCCCAGAGGGTGTTATTTCAGCTGCTGCAATGAGAGCTCTCGGTGGACACTTTCAAGGACAACTAGTTTATGATCCAGCAATAGCTCAAACCTCTGAATGGGCTGATTACACAAAAGAAGGAAATATAAAACGTCTTAATGAAATGGGCATAACAGATATAGATAAAATCTATGAAGCGAATGAATTGGCATCCGGAGAAAATGTTGTTTTCGCTGGAAGTGGTATAACTGATGGCTTATTATTTGACGGAGTTAAATTTGAAAGGGATTGTGTAAGAACAAGTAGTTTAGTTATTAGTACGTTAGATAGTACTGCAAGGTTCACAAATACTGTCCATATAAAAGATGGTGCTAAGAGTATCAGCCTTTAA
- a CDS encoding glutamyl-tRNA reductase, giving the protein MHIVVVGLSHRTAPVEVREKLSIPDQSITESLKALKAFSDVLEVSILSTCNRLEIYALVKDKNTGISSIKEFISEYSGIIFDDLNPHLFCFRQEEAVLHLMKVSAGLDSLVLGEGQILSQVKKMMRLGQENQSTGPILNRLLTQSVSTGKKVRSETNLGTGAVSISSAAVELAQLKIGQEKGFDNLVSLESENVLVVGAGRMSRLLITHLKSKGCHKLILLNRNIDRALNLAQDFPDLEIVCKGLNELEENISLSSLVFTSTASEEPIIDLTKIEKINLSNRLKFIDIGVPRNISNDVKQHEFVKSFDVDDLQEVVSRNQEFRQKIAKEAESLVEEERIIFLEWWASLEAVPVINKLRSDLELIRKEELQKALSRMGPDFSARERKVVEALTKGIINKILHTPVTKLRSPQSREERQVSLKIVEKLFSLVEEDKNN; this is encoded by the coding sequence ATGCATATTGTTGTCGTCGGACTGAGTCATCGCACGGCACCTGTCGAAGTGCGTGAGAAGTTAAGTATTCCTGACCAATCCATAACAGAGTCATTGAAAGCATTAAAAGCTTTCTCTGATGTATTAGAGGTATCAATTTTAAGTACTTGTAATAGGCTGGAAATATATGCGCTAGTAAAGGATAAAAATACTGGAATTTCATCTATTAAAGAATTCATATCAGAATATTCTGGAATTATTTTTGACGATTTAAATCCACATCTTTTTTGCTTTAGACAGGAAGAAGCAGTTTTGCATTTGATGAAAGTTTCGGCAGGACTTGATAGCCTCGTTTTGGGTGAAGGACAAATCCTTTCGCAGGTAAAAAAAATGATGAGATTAGGTCAAGAGAATCAATCTACTGGACCAATACTTAATAGATTATTAACTCAATCAGTTAGTACAGGTAAAAAAGTAAGATCCGAAACAAATTTAGGAACTGGAGCCGTGTCAATCAGTTCGGCAGCGGTAGAACTAGCACAATTAAAAATTGGACAAGAAAAAGGTTTCGATAATCTTGTAAGTTTGGAATCAGAAAATGTTCTTGTAGTTGGCGCTGGAAGAATGAGTAGGCTTTTAATAACTCATTTAAAATCAAAAGGATGTCATAAACTTATCCTTTTAAATAGAAATATTGATAGAGCTTTAAATCTTGCTCAAGACTTCCCTGATTTAGAGATTGTTTGTAAAGGTTTAAACGAATTAGAAGAAAACATATCATTATCTTCGCTTGTTTTCACCAGTACTGCTTCTGAAGAGCCAATTATTGATCTCACAAAAATTGAAAAAATAAATTTGAGTAATAGACTTAAATTTATTGATATTGGTGTGCCGAGAAATATATCTAATGATGTCAAACAACATGAATTTGTAAAATCATTTGATGTTGATGACTTACAAGAGGTCGTTTCAAGAAATCAAGAATTTAGACAGAAAATAGCAAAGGAAGCGGAATCTTTAGTAGAAGAAGAAAGGATCATTTTTCTAGAATGGTGGGCAAGTTTAGAGGCCGTTCCAGTAATTAATAAACTTAGATCAGATTTGGAGTTAATTAGAAAGGAGGAATTACAAAAAGCACTAAGTAGAATGGGACCAGATTTTTCGGCTCGAGAAAGAAAAGTTGTGGAAGCTCTGACTAAAGGAATAATTAATAAAATACTTCATACGCCGGTCACCAAGTTGAGAAGTCCTCAATCAAGAGAAGAAAGACAAGTTTCTTTGAAAATCGTTGAAAAATTGTTTTCTTTGGTAGAAGAGGATAAAAATAACTAA
- a CDS encoding glucose-1-phosphate adenylyltransferase: MKRVLAIILGGGKGSRLYPLTKMRAKPAVPLAGKYRLIDIPISNCINSGIKKMYVLTQFNSASLNRHIGRTYNLNGPFGQGFVEVLAAQQTPDSPKWFEGTADAVRKYQWLFQEWDVDEYLILSGDQLYRMDYSLFVQHHRDNGADLTVAALPVDEAQAEGFGLMRTDDLGNIKEFSEKPTGEKLKAMAVDTSKFGLSKESAAEKPYLASMGIYVFSRNTLFDLLNKFPNYTDFGKDIIPEALNRGDTLKSYVFDDYWEDIGTIGAFFESNLALTEQPKPPFSFYDEKFPIYTRPRFLPPSKLVDAQITDSIVCEGTILKSCSILHCVLGVRSRIESDSVLEDTLVMGADFFESPEERFELRKGGGTPLGVGEGTTVKRAILDKNTRIGDNVVIINKDRVEEADKPELGFYIRNGIVVVVKNATIANGTVI, encoded by the coding sequence ATGAAGCGTGTGTTGGCCATAATCCTCGGAGGAGGAAAAGGTTCTAGACTTTACCCTCTAACAAAAATGAGGGCTAAACCTGCTGTGCCATTGGCAGGTAAGTATCGTTTGATAGATATTCCGATAAGTAATTGTATAAATTCAGGCATTAAAAAAATGTACGTATTGACCCAGTTCAATAGTGCATCTCTTAATAGACATATAGGAAGAACATATAATTTAAATGGCCCTTTCGGCCAAGGATTTGTGGAGGTTTTAGCGGCACAACAGACTCCTGATAGTCCGAAGTGGTTTGAAGGTACTGCTGATGCCGTAAGAAAATACCAATGGTTATTTCAAGAATGGGATGTAGATGAATATTTAATATTGTCAGGTGATCAACTGTACAGAATGGACTACAGTTTATTTGTTCAACATCATAGAGATAATGGTGCTGATTTAACTGTTGCAGCTTTGCCTGTTGATGAAGCTCAAGCAGAAGGTTTTGGCCTAATGAGAACCGATGATTTAGGAAATATAAAAGAATTTAGTGAAAAGCCCACTGGAGAGAAGTTGAAGGCAATGGCAGTAGATACTTCAAAATTTGGATTAAGTAAGGAGTCAGCTGCCGAAAAACCATATCTAGCCTCTATGGGTATTTACGTTTTTAGCAGAAATACTCTTTTCGATCTTCTAAATAAATTTCCTAATTATACAGATTTTGGTAAGGACATAATTCCAGAAGCTCTCAATAGAGGTGATACTCTTAAAAGTTATGTATTCGATGATTATTGGGAAGATATTGGAACCATTGGGGCATTCTTTGAGTCAAACCTTGCATTGACTGAGCAACCAAAACCTCCATTTAGTTTTTATGATGAGAAATTTCCAATTTATACTAGACCTAGATTTTTACCCCCTTCTAAGCTTGTAGATGCACAAATTACTGATTCAATTGTTTGTGAAGGTACAATCTTGAAGTCATGCAGTATTTTACATTGTGTTTTAGGGGTAAGAAGCAGGATTGAAAGTGACTCAGTTCTTGAGGATACTCTTGTTATGGGAGCCGATTTCTTTGAATCCCCTGAAGAGAGGTTTGAATTAAGAAAAGGGGGCGGAACGCCTCTTGGAGTAGGTGAAGGGACTACTGTAAAAAGAGCAATTCTTGATAAGAATACAAGAATTGGTGATAATGTCGTGATCATTAATAAAGATCGAGTAGAAGAAGCAGATAAGCCAGAATTAGGCTTCTATATCAGAAATGGAATTGTTGTAGTAGTTAAAAATGCAACTATTGCAAACGGAACTGTTATTTAA